One window from the genome of Roseomonas haemaphysalidis encodes:
- the frr gene encoding ribosome recycling factor, with protein MAAPADFPKLKLDLQRRMDGALESLKKEFSGLRTGRASPALLEPIRVELYGANQPLTQVANIAVGGPSMLSVQVWDRSAIKAVEVAIRDSGLGLNPQTEGQTIRVPLPPLTAERRNELAKQASKYAESAKVAARGVRRDGMEQIKGWETKSEISKDDAKRWSDDVQKMTDGTIKKVDDMLVEKDKDIRTV; from the coding sequence ATGGCCGCTCCCGCCGATTTCCCGAAGCTGAAGCTGGACCTGCAGCGCCGCATGGATGGCGCGCTGGAGTCGCTCAAGAAGGAATTCTCCGGCCTCCGCACCGGCCGCGCCTCGCCGGCGCTGCTGGAGCCCATCCGGGTCGAGCTCTACGGCGCCAACCAGCCGCTGACGCAGGTGGCCAATATCGCCGTCGGCGGGCCGTCCATGTTGTCCGTGCAGGTGTGGGACCGTTCGGCGATCAAGGCCGTCGAGGTCGCGATCCGCGACTCTGGGCTGGGCCTGAACCCGCAGACCGAGGGCCAGACGATCCGCGTGCCGCTGCCGCCGCTGACCGCCGAGCGCCGCAACGAACTGGCCAAGCAGGCTTCCAAGTATGCCGAATCCGCCAAGGTCGCCGCCCGCGGCGTGCGGCGCGACGGCATGGAGCAGATCAAGGGCTGGGAAACCAAGTCCGAGATTTCCAAGGACGACGCCAAGCGCTGGTCGGACGACGTACAAAAGATGACGGACGGCACCATCAAGAAGGTGGACGACATGCTGGTCGAAAAGGACAAGGATATCCGCACGGTCTGA
- the tsf gene encoding translation elongation factor Ts produces MAEVTALMVRDLRDKTGAGMMDCKKALVENGGDIEAAVDWLRKKGLAAAAKKSGRVAAEGLVGVASGPQVAGMIEVNAETDFVARNELFQNFVSEAASLVLTYGDDIEQLKTVTFPGTGHSVQEELTRLIATIGENMTIRRAKRLTVPSGVVATYTHSAVKPGLGKIGVLAALEAPSEAEALETLGRQIGMHVAAARPDSLDVNAVDPSALEREKAVLMEQARASGKADAIIEKMVEGRVRKYYEEVVLLEQVWVHDGESRVKAVVQKAGAKLTGFARFQLGEGIDKQVGDFAAEVAAAAGTV; encoded by the coding sequence ATGGCTGAAGTCACTGCCCTGATGGTGCGGGACCTGCGCGACAAGACCGGCGCGGGCATGATGGACTGCAAGAAGGCGCTGGTGGAGAACGGTGGCGACATCGAGGCCGCCGTCGACTGGCTGCGCAAGAAGGGCCTCGCCGCCGCCGCCAAGAAGTCCGGCCGCGTGGCGGCCGAGGGTCTGGTCGGCGTGGCCAGCGGCCCGCAGGTCGCCGGTATGATCGAGGTCAATGCCGAGACCGACTTCGTGGCGCGCAACGAGCTGTTCCAGAACTTCGTGTCGGAAGCCGCCAGCCTGGTGCTGACCTATGGCGACGACATCGAGCAGCTGAAGACCGTCACCTTCCCCGGCACCGGCCATTCGGTGCAGGAGGAGCTGACGCGCCTGATCGCCACCATCGGCGAGAACATGACGATCCGCCGCGCCAAGCGCCTGACGGTGCCGTCGGGCGTGGTCGCCACCTACACCCACTCCGCCGTCAAGCCGGGTCTCGGCAAGATCGGCGTGCTGGCGGCGCTGGAGGCCCCTTCGGAGGCCGAGGCGCTGGAAACGCTGGGCCGTCAGATCGGCATGCACGTCGCGGCTGCCCGCCCGGACAGCCTGGACGTCAACGCCGTCGACCCTTCCGCGCTGGAGCGCGAGAAGGCGGTGCTGATGGAGCAGGCCCGCGCTTCCGGCAAGGCCGATGCCATCATCGAGAAGATGGTCGAGGGCCGCGTCCGCAAGTACTACGAGGAAGTGGTGCTGCTGGAGCAGGTCTGGGTGCATGACGGCGAAAGCCGCGTGAAGGCCGTGGTGCAGAAGGCTGGTGCCAAGCTGACGGGCTTCGCCCGCTTCCAGCTGGGCGAAGGCATCGACAAGCAGGTCGGCGACTTCGCCGCCGAGGTCGCGGCGGCCGCCGGTACGGTCTGA
- the pyrH gene encoding UMP kinase → MPAPIYKRVLLKLSGEALMGSRDYGLDNQTVKDIAVDIKGVVELGVEVCLVVGGGNIFRGVAGASSGMDRAQADSMGMLATVMNALAMQSALERAGVATRVQSAIPMSSVCEPFIRRRAERHMEKGRVVIFAAGSGNPFFTTDTAAALRAAEMKCDALFKGTQVDGVYSADPRKNPNAERYVSLTYLDMLARDLAVMDAAAISLARENKLPIIVFNIHEPGAFTAVMQGEGKFTTVVDH, encoded by the coding sequence ATGCCTGCACCCATCTACAAGCGCGTCCTGCTCAAGCTGTCGGGTGAGGCGTTGATGGGCAGCCGCGACTATGGCCTGGACAACCAGACGGTCAAGGACATCGCGGTCGACATCAAGGGCGTGGTGGAACTCGGGGTCGAGGTCTGCCTGGTGGTGGGCGGCGGCAACATCTTCCGTGGCGTGGCCGGCGCATCCTCCGGCATGGACCGCGCGCAGGCGGACAGCATGGGCATGCTGGCCACTGTCATGAACGCCCTGGCCATGCAAAGCGCGCTGGAGCGGGCGGGCGTGGCTACCCGCGTGCAGTCCGCCATTCCCATGAGCAGCGTGTGCGAGCCCTTCATCCGCCGCCGCGCCGAGCGGCACATGGAGAAGGGGCGGGTGGTGATCTTCGCCGCCGGGTCCGGCAACCCGTTCTTCACCACCGACACCGCCGCCGCGCTGCGCGCCGCCGAAATGAAATGCGACGCGCTGTTCAAGGGCACGCAGGTGGACGGCGTGTATTCCGCCGACCCGCGCAAGAACCCGAATGCCGAGCGCTACGTCTCGCTGACCTACCTGGACATGCTGGCGCGCGACCTGGCGGTGATGGACGCCGCCGCCATCAGCCTGGCACGCGAGAACAAGCTGCCGATCATCGTCTTCAACATCCACGAGCCGGGTGCCTTCACCGCCGTCATGCAGGGCGAAGGCAAGTTCACCACGGTCGTTGATCATTAA